The following nucleotide sequence is from Coffea eugenioides isolate CCC68of chromosome 3, Ceug_1.0, whole genome shotgun sequence.
aggaaaaataattcaaaatagtCCTTACATTTCACctaatgaattttttcgtcattcacttttaaaatattagCTTTATATGCCTTacaaattcaatttagcaaaatttGGTTACAATCTAAGTTTTCGACCATCTTTTATCCCGTGATCACTATGTGACCCACATGTAGTCATATGTTATTTATGATTCCGAATCATAAATAAAACTGCTAAGACTACCATTTACCGAGACTTATCATACTTCTAAGTAGTGCTCAAATACAGATAAGTCATAAATGaccatatacacacataagtatAGACATATTCCGAGTATATGAACATGTATTtacattatatatatgtatgtatatatatctgCACGTGCGCTTATATATGTATTAATGAACCAGAActacaaaataataataatgttgtTACCTTTCTTAAAAGGAACAGGAAATTGGTGTTGCATTTTAGCATCGGAAACTTAGAACTAAGATGCTTAAAATGaaccaataaataaattaataagCTTAGTGCTAAGTTTTTAACACGAGCTGAAAATTACAGCTATACAAGGAACTTGGAACTAAGATGATGCAGGCTGCAAAGGTATAGGAATTCCATTTTCTGGGGTAGGCATCATATCACCAACATCCTTTTGTTGGGAAGCAAAACCTCACATTTGTGCTTTTTGACCACAATGAGCACAAATGTGGAAGAATGCTAATAAAGCACCAGACGGAACGTATGTAAATGAAGCTAAGCCATTTACGTTCTCCTCTAGAATCATACCCCGAGGGTCCGTTTGGTTCACGGACTGGATCAGATAGGATGACTCATCCCGTATTATTAATCTTGGGTTGAATCATCTTCAGATAAATAATCCAAGTTATCTAGTGTTTGGTTGGTTCTCGGTTGGATAGAATATGTTGGAAAATAATCCTATCCTGTGTTTGGTTGGAGATTGGATGAGGAAGGATTATTATTTTAATGACCAAAGCATTCCTTAATTTGtagattctttttaataaaataatttagtattctataaaatattaataaaataatttaatatttataaattttattaaaatagagTAGATTAAAACTTTATAATTTTATCAAGggttttgatatataaaaattCGCATTCATTCAAACTTAGCCCATTTGGGCCCTTAAAAATAGATTTTGACCAAGTTTTTGAacctaaatttgaaattcaattaaatAATGGGCCAAGTTTTGGCTAAATTAAGGTTAAATCGATTAAACCTAACTCATTTAAGAGCTTTCAGTGAGCCAAACTCAGGCTAATATAGAAGATTTTTCTTTGGATCGAGTTTGAGTTTATTGATATCCTCATTCACAAAGTCCAATTGATAagattatatatttatataaatttcgtttagaaaataaatttagtAAGGGTAATTTAGTCCAAGGGCAATATAATCCTTCTATTATGATGTTAGTATTGCAAActagtcaaaaattttaaatcaatTAATAGGggtaattcaaaaattttaaaataatgaataggggcaaattagtcaaaaattttaataGAATTAGTAAGGGCTAATTGGTCTGTTTATTATGATATTATTATGTGAGAGTATGGTTATATAGTAGCTAATTTGAATTTCAATCATTCATAAGGATAAATTAATCCAAATATTGTTATATTGGTagtaggggcaaattagtcaaaaaacattaaaattaaatagtaggggcaaattagtcCATTCATATTATATTATCATGTGAGAGTAggattatataattataagagtataaatttatattttttataaggataaattagtttaaaattttatcatccTATTTGTTGTTATCCTGGGATCCCATGAATCGGGGATTAATTTAGTTAGGTAGGATATGTCATCCCATGTATAAAATGCAATCAAAACATGAGATGACAGAGGATGATTAATCCAATCCTGTGCCATCCCATGAACCTAACGGATCCTGAAGGATCAAATTTCTTAAACATGGTACTTTATTTAATGTCTTGCGACAAAGTATCAAAATACTCCATGGTGTATCCACCATTTCACGATAAGATTCTGGCTAGTTATAGTCTACTGTTATGTCCTTTGAACGCAGAGATTCTAAATCTTGATGAGTCTTCTTTTCCTACTCCATTCTTGCCAAAATTTTAGGATGTTTAGTTCTCCAATTTAAAAGATTAAAGaaactatatttttttttctgttatgTTAGAACTAATTGGAAGGTATTTGATCAGTAATTGACAACTTAAAAAGGAAAAGGTTACATACTTTCTTTAACTTCTTAAGTTGGAGAATGGATGGAACATTGTTGATCAATTACCTTCCAATTAGTTCTAATATTCTTGTAGTCAATATCAAATTCAATGCacaaaatatttttcttctCCCTGCTTCCTACCCTTGATGTAAGCAAAATTCTGAACAGTTCCAAAAGGTCGAGGAGCCAATTATGTTACACTGCCCTCCATGGTTTTTTCAGTCTTCCTCTCTCATTACTTGTGCTCaatacttttgaattttttttgtaaattacaCTTAAATAATGATTACAACActtgaaaaacataaaaaaccTTTTATGCTTTTGccctttttttccccccttagaTTCACTAGTTGGCACCTGGAACTTCACGGTCCAGTCATTCCTTTGTGTTTTGGCTATATTACTAATAACCTCCCTATGGTTTAGTGTATTACCAGATGACCTCcttaattttataaattatttAGCTAATCCCCCAATTGTTTCATATGACCCGAAAATGTGATAGAAAGTAGTCTCGATACCTTCATTAGTTGAAATTCCAATATTATCTATACTTAAGTACAACATAGAAtgtttttgacaaaaaaaaaaaagtacaacaTAGAATGTTCAAAAGTATAGAGGGTTAAGTGGATATTTATGCAAATTATAGAGGAGTAAATAGGTATTATAGTTTTATTAAATGTATTGTTGAAACACGTCTAGGTCAATTGTAGTAATTACTTTGCATCCATTTTCCCTTGTACACAAAACCACAGGAAGCTTGTGGACATTTTAAATTGTTGGGGGTTCATGTGGCAATATGCAAAACATAGGGGGATTAGtattaatttaagaaaaatcgttcaaaattttccttacATTTCACCTTTTTTAGCCCTTCACTCttaaaatattaactttatATTCCTTACGAATTCAATTTAGCAGAATTTGGTCACAATCTAagttttcaatcactttttatcTCGTGATCACTATGTGACCCGCGTGTAGTCATCTGGTATGTACTAAAAAAGCCAGATCCTACTTTTTaatggaaaaaataaatatagattagattccactttttttttgaaaaaaaatgaaaatagttTGGGTTAGATTCTACTTTTTGAAGGACAAAATTGAATATGGATtgggttatttatttaattacaaATGGGATCTAACCTTTTCATTTtgttcctaaaaaatggatcaTGTATGAGTCATGTGATAGATATAGAATAAAAAGTGGTCGAAAACCTAAATTGGGACCGAATTTTACCGATACACTTCGCTTCGCTTTGCCCATTACTCACTTTCTTGCATGACTTTACCGTCAAACAAATAGAGCCTGTATGTTCCAGTTGGTCCAACTGATCATTGGATAAGTTTCTAGCCAAATGTGTCGTTTCATTTGAAGTCCTCTCAAGGCATGCTTGCTGTCTTCAGTGCTGGCAAAATGTCATTCCAGAGGAAGATGTTCATCAATCTGAATTTTATTGCCATTTTGTCCTTTTCTTCTTGATTGTCTATTTGTCATTTGGATGAACTGTTAGAAGATATTGTACTTATTGCTCTAAGTTTCCTGTCTGTGCTTAACCTCTGCACCAAAGATGCTGGCTGGTAGAGAATGCGCCCTATTCTCTGTGATTCAGAGCCATCTAGTTGCATTTACCACTCATTTGGGGGAGAATGCATTGATGCATTGTTTTAGCCTCTAATCAGGACATCCTCATACCTCCCAGCACGTCTGGATAGATTTATCATTACTTTCGAGTAGGCAAAATAAATTTATGCAACCAAGTTATATCAATCTGTTAATATTTTAGGTCAAGGACCATTCTGCTAGAAAAGCAGAGAATATGAAGTCTAACAAGTTGCTTAAATCAAATTTTCTCTAGATATCAAGTGGCAAAATAATTGTTTTACCTTTGTCCCTATGAACTTAATTATTGAGTTAACCATATTGTTATCCTACTCTTACCATACTATACAGTCATTTGTCAGTTATGTTGGCTTTCAATAGCAAAAGAAACTTGATAATCTATTTGCATTTCCCAAAAGGAGGTTCTACAAGAAAGTGTAAAAAATTTAATCAAAAGAATTCAAGCCAGTAGGATACTCATGGTATCTATTACTTGGGTTCCACTTTAGCTGAGATGTTGTATCCACCACTGTAGTCAAATGCATCACTGCTGTTAACATCCTTCCTAGGCATCACATCATAGAGATGTTTAGCACCTTTCGCCATTCCAAAATCTGTGGCAGATGAGGATGCTGATGTTGAGTTCGTATTCAATCCATCATTCTGTAGAATTGTTTCGAGTTCCTTCACCACTTCACTCATTGTTGGGCGGTCTGCAGCTGATTCTTCCACACATCGCATTGCCAAATCTACAAATCTCCCGAAGCCTATTAGAGTGGTTGTGTTTCGAATGGATGGATCCATTATATTCCCTAAGCCATAGCATTCTTCATCATTCTTGTCCATTGCCATTCTCACTTCACGGACGATGTACTTTCCCTTTTCGATAGGTTGTTTAACTGTTACCAGCTCAAGCATAACCACACCAAAGCTATACACATCGCTTTTCTCCGTCAATTGTTGGGTCATGTAGTATTCAGGATCCAGATAACCCTGGAATCAGAGGAAAGGTTACTGTTAATTGCTCGCGATGGCAGTAGAAAGGACTTTTGATGATGTATCTAAACATGGACTTGGGAGTTCTTTCAGGATAAGGTAGCTGTAAAAACATCAAATATTACCAGTGTGCCTTTAACTTGAGTGGATACATGCCCTTTGGAACCATCACAAACAAGCTTAGACAAGCCAAAATCTGCAACCTTAGCTGTCAGATTTTCGTCCAAGAGAATATTTGTGGACTTGATATCTCTGTGGATTATAGGAGGGTTGGCAAGCTCATGCAAATAAGTCAATCCTCTTGCTGAACCAAGTGCAACTCGAAGTCTCCTTTTCCAATCTAGATAAATTCCACTCTTCCCTGAAAACATTTATAATGTGAATAAATTGCATCAAATTCTGCAAGCTGCCTTAGTTGGGCATGTCTGAGATAAAAGGTTTTCCTAGTGGTTATTTCCTGATATTGAGATCAAATTCTCAAAGATCCCTGATTTACGTATTAACGATTGTTGCCAATAGTAACTAAGTCAAATTCTTTCTGTTTAAAATTAGTACCCAATTTTTCAATTGGGCCAAGCACATTGACATAATAAAAGTTCTCAGCATGCAATACTGATTCCGAAGATGAAAGAATCTCCAAAATCTCTAAGTCCCTGATCTTTTTCTCATGATAAAATGCCACCAAGCATAAGGAACATGTTGAATTAGTAAAGATACTACAACTGTCATGAAGTGTCAGCTATGAAATGCTGCTTTGCTGACACTCTGGCTTCTAATAAGCTAAAAAGATGATCTTTCGGAATATATGTTTTAAGCATGGATTTAGTTTGGGAGGAAGGTGCAGAGATGTTGAGGCATGCAATTGAGTGATTAGATTTTATAAAAACCTGATCAAATATCcaagaatgaaaagaaaaatagtgaATTttaaatgaatgattgaatgctagTGATAATGCCCCGTTCAACATAGTCTGGTTCAAAGGCAGGCAGGCATTGAACAACAAAAACCTTTGGTTGTTATCTTCTAAATCTTGTATTTGTGTCCTCAAGGAAAAATTCAGAATCAGTACTCTTCCTGTGTAAGAATTACCTAGTGTATGGCATGGAAGCAAACATACCTGATAAACTCTCCCTTAGAGTTCCATGCGGCATAAACTCATATATCAAGATCTGTTGTCCTTGTTCAAAACAGAATCCAACCAAGCCAACAAGGTTTTTGTGATGAACCCGTGAGAGCAGCTCAATCTCAGTTTTGAATTCAAGCCCACCTTGCATGGAACCTTGTTGTGATCGTTTGATTGCAACAACTTGTCCGCTTGGAAGCATCCCTCTGTAGACCTAAGAACCCAGAAATACAATTGAGTTGAAATTGAGGAAAATTTGtagattcaaaatcaaaatatttGACAGCATACCTTGCCATAGCCTCCAGAACCGATCTCATTTTTCTCAGAGAAGTTATTGGTTGATTTCTTCAGTTCATCATAAGAAAACCATCGGGCTCCTTTTAGTTGAGGTGCTCCTCCGCTGTCTTTTCCACTTGGACCCCAAGATGCTGGTCAAAAAATGTTTCAGTTATAGCACATTCACAAAAGTAACAAGGAGTACTGAGCTGTAGTGCATAGGTCATACCAAATGGTTTACTTAATCCAATGGCTCTTTCAGCCCGTCTCTTTTGCCAGACAGCATATATGCCTAGGCCAACAAGCAACACCACCAGAATGGCACAGCCAGCAGCTATCGCTGTAATAATTGTTTTGCTTATGGCATTTCCACGTTCAGCTGCAACAGCTCTGTTGTCAGTAGTTTGTTCATTTATAAGTCAGAAAACTAAGGAAAGTTAACAGAAATTATTAGACTTTTATACCGCCGAAAGTGTAAGGAGAAGCTATAAAGTAGTAGGGCCCAAATTGTTTTGGAGGCTTGTAAGTCTGGTTACTTAAAGCAAATCCGATCCTCTGGACCTCTGACCTGTTAAAATACTCTCCTACGGATGGAAAAAATCCCAAATGCACCTGAAGATAATCATCAACATTGAAGAAAGGGTTCTGCAGAGAAACAGAACCAGGAGTAAGGCCTAACTTCACCCACAGGCTCATTTCCAGCTGCTGAAATAGAGTGTCATTAGACAACTCCCTGAAGGATGGTGCTCTGAAGTACATTGTTCCCTCATATGGATAAGCACAGTTACAGCTCTGTGGGCTGATTTTTTTATCAGCAGGACAGGATTTGCTTGCACAATTAGCCAGGCTTGTAGAATAGGGCTTTTCTGCTTGTTGCTTAACCTGACAGTAACTGGTCTTTGCAAGACCCGCATCACAGACTGGGTTTCCTAGCAATCTTTGTTTACATAGATGAAAGATATTAACATTAGTTGGAGAAAAGGATTGAAAATTGTTTCTTGGCATAAAAAGTAGTAGATATAATATTGTCTCACACAAGTGTATTCTGATAACCAGAACCAAGAGTGACATAGGGTATTTCATTGTTCTCCAAATCAACAAGTTGAAGTTGCTGACCGATGGTTTTTCCCATATCCAGTGTATCGTTAAATGCATTGTTTCTCAGTTTCCTGTAAAAAGttgacatgaaatgaatcagCATAACCGGATTACCTTTACCTTTTAAAAGATACAAAAGAATGCTTTTAGTGTCCCGTGCATGCTGATTCAAACTTACACTTGTTGAATTTGGGGTAAACTGAATAGTTTCTGAGGCACCATTCCCTCAAGTGATCCATATTCAACAACCCTGGCACAATTGCAACTTCGAAGCATAAGATAGATCCATGACTAGAATAATTTATCGTTAAGCTTCTCATTAGTATCTTAACACTACTCACAAAGTTGTTAGTGACGCTAATGTACTGAACCAGGCTGGAGATTGTGATGGTTGAAAAGAGTTGTTACTCAAGTCCCTGTGAAGGTAAACAAAAGCATAGAGTTCACCTTCCAAACAGAAAACAGGTAcataaaacttgattgtggaaaTTCTTGAACCATCACTTACACATAGTTGAGGGAAATCATTTCCGTAATGTTTGGAAATGGACCTGATAACTGATTATGTGCTAAGTTCCTAGACGAAAACAGAAGTAAGAAAGAAAGCATTTTAGTTTAGTATCCAATGGCAAGATTGAAGAAAGCACaatatttcttcaaatttcaagAAGAACCTACAATTCCACCAAATTTGTGAGATTGTTGAGGTCTGATGGGACTTTGCCAGTCAGGGCATTTCGATCTAGCCTCCTGTACTCCGTTATAGCATTCACACCAGAAATGGTAAGAATGACAGGCCAACAAAACTAAGTCAATCTAAGAGGGAGATCGAATGAAATGGTTTGAGCATACTCACAGAACCTCAAGTGTCTGAACATATCCTATTGTTGAGGGGATTCCTCCAGTCAAATTGTTGGCATCAAACAGTCTGTCATAAGAAtggaaaataagaagaagaagaagaaggaaaagagacATAAAGGAGACCTTCATATTGATTGTCTGGTAACTTACACATGAATAAGCACCATGTCGGAGCTGAAAAGTGCATTTGGAATTGGGCCAGAAAGCTGGTTTTTGTTGAAATGGCTGTAGAGCTATAAAAATCAGACTCTTACCCCTGGAGGAAATTGGTTAGGATAACTGTTTACAAAAAGAATCATACTCACAAGTGTTTTGCCTTTTTTAACAGGTCCAACCCTGGAGTTTCAGTCATAGATGATGAAACAGGTATTGGTCCTGTCAACTGATTATCTGCCAGATCAAGCCAGTATAAGTGGGAAAGCTTTCCTAGCGAAGGTGGTATTCCACCAGTGAAGTTATTTGAGTTAAGCGCCCTGTCATGGAAGATGAAGCAGAAAATTAATCGAGGTTAACAAATCCTCGTACAATGCCAT
It contains:
- the LOC113766950 gene encoding probable leucine-rich repeat receptor-like protein kinase At5g49770 gives rise to the protein MAALWLLLFYLVMSARFRGIFSYTDPRDVAVLRSLKDQWQNTPPNWGKSDDPCGDPWEGVSCNNSRVTALGLSSMGLSGKLNGDIGGLTELISLDLSFNRGLTGSLSPRIGDLQNLSILILAGCSFNGNIPNELGNLAQLSFLALNSNNFTGGIPPSLGKLSHLYWLDLADNQLTGPIPVSSSMTETPGLDLLKKAKHFHFNKNQLSGPIPNALFSSDMVLIHVLFDANNLTGGIPSTIGYVQTLEVLRLDRNALTGKVPSDLNNLTNLVELNLAHNQLSGPFPNITEMISLNYVDLSNNSFQPSQSPAWFSTLASLTTLVVEYGSLEGMVPQKLFSLPQIQQVKLRNNAFNDTLDMGKTIGQQLQLVDLENNEIPYVTLGSGYQNTLVLLGNPVCDAGLAKTSYCQVKQQAEKPYSTSLANCASKSCPADKKISPQSCNCAYPYEGTMYFRAPSFRELSNDTLFQQLEMSLWVKLGLTPGSVSLQNPFFNVDDYLQVHLGFFPSVGEYFNRSEVQRIGFALSNQTYKPPKQFGPYYFIASPYTFGAERGNAISKTIITAIAAGCAILVVLLVGLGIYAVWQKRRAERAIGLSKPFASWGPSGKDSGGAPQLKGARWFSYDELKKSTNNFSEKNEIGSGGYGKVYRGMLPSGQVVAIKRSQQGSMQGGLEFKTEIELLSRVHHKNLVGLVGFCFEQGQQILIYEFMPHGTLRESLSGKSGIYLDWKRRLRVALGSARGLTYLHELANPPIIHRDIKSTNILLDENLTAKVADFGLSKLVCDGSKGHVSTQVKGTLGYLDPEYYMTQQLTEKSDVYSFGVVMLELVTVKQPIEKGKYIVREVRMAMDKNDEECYGLGNIMDPSIRNTTTLIGFGRFVDLAMRCVEESAADRPTMSEVVKELETILQNDGLNTNSTSASSSATDFGMAKGAKHLYDVMPRKDVNSSDAFDYSGGYNISAKVEPK